ATTCGTGCAATCCCTAGAGAGCGTATAGCATATAATTCGTCCCACGGTGGCGAGAAAAATGTTGTGCGGAGCGACCCTCGAAAGCGGTTCCGCTCGTAAAAGGTTACTGCGCACCGTTCGAGGACGTCGCCGGGAACGAACCACCCAAATGGCTTGGCCGCCGTGGCGAGGGAACACTAATCCACACGATCGCGATATTCCGGATTGGTGTTCCCGCTTCAGGTCGAGTTGGTCGAATAGTGCGCTTGGTGACGGATCGATTGTTTCGGCCCTCCTCCCCGGTCAGAATGTGCGTCTCGTTTCATGAGAGGAAGGTTCGATGTCGTCTGCCGAATCCGCTCGTCTGCGCGAGAACGTGCTCGTGACTGGTGCATCGCGCGGCATCGGTCGAGCCTTGGCGCTCGAGTTTGCGGTACGGGGACACGATCTTCTTCTGACGGCCCGCAACGAAGCCGAGTTGAACGACCTCGCGGCGTTGATCCGGCGCACGCACGGCGTGCATGCCCACGTCTTTCCGGCGGACCTGGTGCGCAGCGAGGCTCCGCAAGAACTGTTCGACGCCATTGCCGCGGCAGGGCACGTCGTCGACGTGTTGATCAACAACGCAGGCTTTGGCGTTTATGGCAAGTTTGCGGAGACGCCCGCCAGTGAGGACCGCGAACTGCTTGCGGTGAACGTCTTCGCACTGACGATGCTGACCAAGTTGTTCCTGCCGGGGATGATCGCCCGACGGCACGGACGCATCGTGAATGTTGCCTCGACGGGTGCTTTTCAGCCTGGTCCCTGGTTGAACACCTACTACGCCAGCAAGGCCTATGTGTTGAGTTTTACCGAGGCCCTGGCCGAGGAGCTGCACGGGACCCGGGTAACCGCCACGGCACTTTGTCCCGGCGTCACGGTGTCGAGCTTCGCCGAGCGTTCGCACCTGGAGGGAGCACGCATTCTGCGAGGACCGATCATGTCGGCCGAGCGCGTGGCGCGCGTGGGCTATCGCGGAGCGATGCGCGGCAAACGGATCGTCATCCCCGGCCTGATGAATCGACTGATGCGGCAATCGGTGCGGATTGCCCCGCGTGGCCTCGTCACGTGGATGGTAGGAAGAATGATGGCCAAGCCCAAACGCCAACGCTGAAGCCATGTGGCCAGGTTCGCCGCGCCCCGCCAGCAGGTATAATAGGGTGGGGGAGCCGAAGCACGGGCCAGCGTTCGCTGGCGCCTTGCACTTGCCTGCTGCCATTCACTTCGAACGCCTCTCTGGAGGAAGCGAACCATGTCCGAGCAGCGTTATCAATCGTTTGCCGAATTCTGGCCTTATTACGCCCGCGAGCATAGCCATCCCGGCTGCCGCGCTCTGCACTTCATCGGTTCGACGTTGGTGCTCGTGATGCTGGCGCTGATCGTCACCGCCGTCATCTCACCCTGGTGGCTGTTGGCCCTGCCGTTTGTGGGCTACGGTTTTGCCTGGGTCGGACATTTTGGCATCGAAAAGAACCGGCCCGCCACGTTCAAGTATCCCGTCTGGTCGTTCATCGGCGATTGGAAGATGTGGTTCCTGATGCTCACCGGCCGGATGGGCGCCGAGTTGCATCGCATCAATTCGATGGCTGCCCGATAAGGGCGGTCTCCCTGTTTCTGGATCAGAAGCAGCCAGGGCGAGTGAGCATCGTATGCGTCTTCTGTTTCTCGCCCTGGTTGCTTTGTTCCTGCCGTCGGTCAAGACAGGTTTTGCCGATGCGGCAGACGTTTCGCGCCCCAACCTGATCGCCATCGTTACCGACGATCAAGGTCGTTGGGCATGCGGGGCGTACGGTAATCGAGACATCCATACGCCTCATCTCGATCGCCTCGCGCGCGAAGGGGCGATCTTTACCAATGCCATCACCGCCACACCGGTCTGCTCGCCGAGCCGGGCGATCTACTTCTCGGGGCGATGGCCTACCCAGGTCGGCATCACCGACTATTTCGCCGTCGAGGAAACCGACGCCGGGGCGGGCATTCGGGCGTCCCTCTGGCCCGCCTCGCTGCAGCAGGCCGGCTATCGCACCGGGCTGATCGGCAAATGGCACCTCGGAACACAGCCGCCGTTTCATCCCACCCGGCTGGGCTTCGACCATTTCATGGGCTTTCTTGGCGGCGGCAACACGCCGATGGATCCCACGCTCGAAGTCGCCGGAGAGGTTCGCAAGCTCAAAGGTTCCTTGCCCGATCTTCTGGTCGACGACGCGCTGCAGTTTCTGCGCGACAACCGCGAGCGGCCTTTTGCCCTCTCGCTGCACTTCCGCGCGCCGCACCGACCTTATGGTCCGGTGCCGGCGGAGGATGCCGCGCATTACGAGTCGCTCGATCCACAGATTCCCGACGTGCGCGGGCTCGACGTCCAGCAGGTCAAACGCTCGACGCGCAACTACTACGCCAGCATTTCCTCGGTCGATCGCAACGTCGGGCGGTTGCTCGACGCGCTCGATGAACTCGAATTGACCGAGAACACCTGGGTCGTCTTCACCAGCGACCACGGCTACAACGAGGGCCGGCACGGCGTCGACACCAAGGGGAACGCCCAGTGGATCATCGGGGGTATGGCCGGACCGAAGGTTCCCAACATGTGGGAAACGTCGATTTGCGTGCCGCTGCTGATGCGCTGGCCCGCGGTGATCGAACCCGGCACGACGATCGACGCTCCGGTGTCGAATATCGATATGTACCGCACGGTGCTCGGGGGACTTGGCGTGGCGGTGCCTGCCGACTGCCAGGCAGCTGGCATCGACTATTCACCGCTGCTGCGCGGCGAGGACTTGCCCGAGCGCGACGCCCTCTTCGGTCAGTACGATTTGCACAACGGCGGGCTGGCCTACTTGCGGATGATTCGCACGCGCGACTACAAGTACGTACGGCACTTCCACACGCGCTTCATGGACGAGCTTTACGATCTGCGCCATGATCCGGACGAGAAGCACAACCTGCTCGACCGCCGTGGAGGCGAGGCGACAGCGATCCAGGCCAGGCTCGCCGAATTGCAGCAGCGATTGACCGAGTGGCAACGTTCGATCGACGACCCCCTACTCGACGATGCTTATTGAGTCATGTTGTCAGGTACGGGGTACCTGACCTACAAGATTCAGCAGTGCCGCATCTGCGTTACTTTGCGCTCGTCGGAAACAGGTGATAGCCCGGCTTTTCGAGCGTGATGCGGTAGAGCCCGTATTTCGCCGTGTCGTCGTCGGATTGCTTGGCGACGGGGGCGGTGACGTAGAGCACGCGCGTCTCCGTTCCGACGCCGAAGACGCAGTTCGTCGGACCGCCTGGAGTGGCGATAAAAGCCAGCGGCGTGCCCTGGGGATCGAAGACGTAAATGCCGGCCTCGGCTCCGTCTCCCGCCGTCGCGTAGAGGTTACCCTCGGCGTCGAGGGTCATGCCGTCGATACCGCGCCGATTCGGCCCGAAGTCGAACAGCACTTTCTTCTCGGCGAGCGTGCCATCCTGCTGCACGACGAACGACAGCAGGTGGTGATTCCCTTCGGGGCGGCCACTGTTGTCCGCCACGTAGACGTGCTTGCCATCGGGGGAGACGAGAATACCGTTCGGCTGCTCGACGTCGCGCGTGGCGATCCTCACGGCGCCGTCCGGTTCGATGAGAAACACCGCCTGGAAATCGAGCTCGCGCGGTTCGTCGCCCACGTAGCGCGGGTCGGTGAAATAGACGCGGTCATGCTCGTCGACGGCCAGATCGTTCGGGCTGTTGAAGCGTTTGCCATCGTAGCGCTCGGCGAGCGTGCGCACGTTCCCTTTCGTGTCGGTGATCGAGATACGTCGCGTGCCCCCTGTGTTGGCTCCTTCGCAAGCGACGAGTCGTCCCTGGGTGTCGAAGAACAGACCGTTCGCCCGGCCGCTTGGTTCGCGAAATACGGTGGTCTTGTGCGAGCGCGGATCGTAACGCAGGATGCGATTGCCGATGTCCGAGAAGAGAATGGCGCCGTCCGCCGCGGCGGCGGGGCCTTCGGTGAACTCCCCTTCGCCCCACAGCAACTCGAGCTGCGCCCCCTGCGGCACAATCTTCTCCTGAGCGGTGGCACGAAAGTCCCCGGCGGTGGCGAGACCGCCGCAGGCAAGCCCGCACACCAGCATCAACGCGTAGAACAATTTGGCCATCGAATCGAAGCTCCCAACCGAATGAACTACCTCACGGGTACGCGACCCATCGTAAAGCGTGCGGCGCGCGATGCAAGCAGGCGATGAGCTTCTGCCGCGGCGAGGGAGAGATTTCGGGTGCTCTTTGGCGCCCGCTTAGCCTGGTCGACGGCCGCCCGAACGTAGTGCGGCCACGCAGATCTCCTGGCGGTTGTGCTGCAACTGCCGGGCACGGACTTCAAAGTCCCAGACCCTGATCCGCTCGAGATAGTCGGGCACCTCGTCCGCGAGCGACCATTCGAGCAGTTTCAGCGTGAGGAGCAGCCCGCGCACGTCGATTTCCGGATGCAGCACGATCGCCTCGATGGTGTCGAGCGTGTACTGCGGTGCGACGTTCATGTCGGCCAGCAACCAGCGCGTCTTGCGGAACTCGCGGCGGCGGACATCGGCGCCGCGCTTGCGAACGTGCGTGAAGTGTGGATGCTCGGCGACGCGTGGATCGATCTCGGCGGGATCGATTCCCAAGACGTGCAGCCCGCGCGCGAGCAGCGCTTGCGATGCCCCCCCTGGCGCTGCGCCGATCTCGGCGCAGCGTTCGCCCGCCTTCAAGGGGAGACCGGACCAGAGCAAGCCTTCTTCGAGCTTGAGATAGGCCCGCGAGACGGCGTCCGCCGGTAGCTCGAGGGGGGAGAAGCCGCCTGGCCAGGTGGTTTCGATGCCCTGCACGCGATGAAAGCCGATCCACCAGACCCCCTCGTCGACGAGCACGACGTCGAGCACGCGATCGCCGGCGCTCAACTCGCGGTTGGGCCGAAACGTGGCAGGCGCCCCCTGCAGGATGGTTTGCACCGCGGCCTGCGAGGCATCGCTTAGACCGGGCGTATAGCCGCGCGATCCGGCGGCAAACCGGTCGCGGGGCCAGACGTGTACGGCGGCAACGTCACGCGAGGCGAGTAGTTGCCAGGCCTGGGCGGCACGCTCGTCGTCCGTATCGCCCGTGGCCTTGCCGAGCGAAAAGCCCCACGCCCGGGCAAAGACCGAGCCGAGTGCGAAGTCTTCGTTGAGCCGATGGCCGGCCGGCAGCTTGAACGTGAGAAACCCGGGCCTGGAATAGGCGAAGCGAAAGTCGGGCCACAGCCGGGCCAGTTCCCCTTTGACGGCTGCCTCGGCCCCCACCTGGCAGGTGACGAAGAGGAAATCCGCTTCGGCGAGAGGGGCAACACTGCTTGTACTTTTTGAGGGCCGAGCCATGGGGCGATTATGGCGAGCCATCGTAGCGCAGGATAGCGTGCTAAAGGTAAGCCGCGAATGCCTTTTCGCTTGATCCGAATCTCTGGCACGGTTCGGTCGAGCGGCTAGAATTCGCGAAGGTAAAGTTTGCATTTCATTCTGACAAACGTTAGAGTGTCGTGGGTTGGCGGCGAACCCTAGCGGGGCCGCCCCTTATTTTGCGATCCAACAAGCACGAACGTTAACTGGGAGGAACGCTACTGGCGCCAAACGCGATGCCTTCAACCAAAGGCATCACATGGTGACGGATTTGCGTTCCCGGGCATTGGATCGTAGCGACCGCTTGCTGCGGCGCTCGAGCTGAGTGATCTCGGCTCTTTCTCCAGTTCTCAGACGCGCGTCGAATCCGCACGTTTGTCTCGACGTCACCGTTCCGTCTCGCATTTCGCATTGCAGGCGATCTCTCCAGGCCCTTGCATGCGAGCAGGACCCGATTTGACGGGCATGGACGTCTCCCACCTTACAATCTCGCACAAACACCTTCCTTTGGTGCCACGATGAAACAACACCACGTCCTTTCACGATTCGTAAATTTCTTTGCCCCCCTGATCGTGCTCGCCGTCGTACTGAACCAGGTCATGCCGGCTCAAGCCGATCTACTCGTGACGAGCCGCGAGAGCAATAGCGTCGTGCGCTTCACCGACTCCGGCCAGTTCATTGGAGTTCTCATTCAGGGCGATCCCACCAATGCGGCGAACAATACCGCTATGAATGGCGGACTGGTCGGGCCGATCGGGATTGCGACCAAGCCGGGGGACGACGATCACCTCTATGTGGTCAGTTCCGGAATTACGCAGACGGGCTTTTCGACCGGTGTGAGCAGCGTTTTGCAATACGATCTGAAGACGGGGGCCTTCGTCGGGTCCTATGCCACCGACGATCTCAACAATTCGTCCGATCTGGTCTTCGATGCGAGTGGCAATGCACTGGTCTCGAACTTTTCGAATCTGTTCGATGCCTTCCACGACAATGTCGTGAAGTTCGAGGCCGATGGCACGCCGACGGGCACCTTTGCTCAGTTGCCATTTCCGATGGGGGCCGTCGCCATCGCTCTTGGTCCCAGCAACGATCTGTTCGTCTCCACGTTTTTCGGTAACCAGATCTACCGGTACAACGCCACGACAGGTGCCCAGATCGGTACTGAGCCTTGGGTGGCACAGGTCTTGGATGGCGCCTGGGGAGCAGGTCTGCTCTATCACGATGGTTACCTGTACGCCTCGAATGCTTCGCAAGCACCTCCCGCCTCGGCCAGCCATGTGATCATGCGATACGACATTACCGATCCCAGCTTGTCGACGGCCTTCATCACGGATGTCGGCGGTGTCCACCTGGCATTCCCAGGCGATATGGCCATCGCCCCGAACGGCAATTTGCTCGTGGCGAGCTTGGGCAACGACTTCAGCGACCCGACTCAGGCCGGACAGATTCTCGAGTACGACATCGACACGGGCGCTTTCGTCGGTATCTATGCTCAAGGCTTTTTGAACGGTCCGGCCGCGATGACCTTTGCGGCGGTGCCGGAACCTTCCTCGGTGGCTCTGGCCCTCATGGGTACCGCTCTGACGGGGGTGGGCGTCTGGCGTCGCCGCCGTCGCTCGGCTTAGAATTGTGTCTTGGACGGCGGTACGGGTACGGCTCCCTGGCTGTACCCGTACCGTTGCAGACATACTGCCGGCCGATCGAAACCGACGACGCCGGCCCCTACTGGTTGGCAGAACCGCACCTCTTGGATTTAGCGATGCGGCGTGCGTTCACTCTGGTCGAATTGCTGGTGGTCGTTGCGATCATCGGCATTCTGATCGCGTTGCTCCTGCCTGCGGTCCAGGCGGCGCGCGAGAGCGGACGCCGTTCGCAGTGTCTGAATAACCTGCGGCAACTGACGATCGCGCTGCACAACTTCGAGCAGGACTGGGGGCACTTTCCCGTCGGGGCCGAGGCCAAGCCTTACCCGGCCAAGCCGGCTCATCCCCACACGTTCTACCGCTGGTCGTCGCTCGCACACCTGACGCCCTACCTCGAACAGACAGCGGCCTACAACTCCCTTGATCTGTCCGTGCCGCTGTACGACACCAACTACAAGGTGACCACGCAGAACGAGCGAGGCGTGGCACTCGATGTGCCGCTGTTTCTCTGCCCCAGCGATCTGCGCACGCCGGTGGCGGCCGGGTTTGGGGCGACCAACTACGCCGCCTGTGCCGGGTCGGGGGCGGGGGGGGGCACGTCGCACGACACCGACGGGGTCTTCTACGTCAATTCTCGCACCCGCTTTCGCGACATCGGCGACGGAACCAGCCATACAGTGGCTTTCTCCGAGAGTTTGCTCGGTACTGGTCCCGAGGGGACCAGCCGGCGCGATCTCATCGACTTGGAAACCGATTATGCTTTCGTGTTCACGGCTCCCTTGACCGAGGCGGCCTGCGCCAACCCGTTTCAGTGGAACGTCTCGAATCGCAAAGGGTTCGCTTGGGCGAACGGCGAATACCGCTGCGCCCTGTACAACCACTACCGCACCCCCAACACACCGCAAATCGACTGTGTGGCCAATCAGGTGATCGGCGCGGCCGACAGACGATATTCGGTCTACGGCTGGCGGTCTGCCCGCAGCCGCCACCCTGGCGGTGTCAATGTGACCATGACCGATGGCTCGGCCCGCTTCGCGGCGGACAACATCGATCCGGCCATCTGGCAGGCCATTTCGACCCGCTCCGGTAAGGAATCGACGGGCGAATGGTAGGCTGCCGCAGTTTTCGTCCAGACCTAACGTCTCGCCCGGCGTTCGGTTAGACTTAGCCCCCAGGCATGGTGGCCCGTTGGCGGCGGTTGGCGTTGGTGCCGACCCCCGAGACGGGCAGATTCGGGCGGTGGAACTCAGACCAAGGAAATGTTCAGCGCGATACCTGCGTACGTCTGGGAGACACTGGCGATCCTGGTGCTCATCCTGGCGAACGGATTCTTCGCTGGTTCTGAGATCGCCATCATTGCCGCCCAGCGCGGCCGGCTCAAAGAGCAAGCGGAAGCCGGTGACCGCCGCTCGCGCCTGGCACTCGATCTGGCCCAGGATCCCAATCGGTTTCTCCCCACGGTGCAGATCGGCATTACGCTGATCGGCACCCTCGCGGCCGCCTTCAGCGGTGCGACGTTGGGGGACCACCTGGCCGATTGGTTCATGACGTCTCGCCTGGCGTTCGTGGCCCAGCATCCGCAGGCCTTTGCGCTGGGCGCCGTCACGGTGCTCATCACGTTCTTCTCAGTGTTGCTGGGCGAGTTGGTCCCCAAGCGGTTCGCCCTGCTCCACTCGACCAGCCTTGCTCGGCAGGCCGCGGTCCCCATGAACTTGCTGGCGACCTTAGGGCGCCCTATTGTCTGGCTCATGGGGCGCGCCACCGATCTCGTGCTGCGCGTCTTGGGAAGCCGCGAGGATACGGGGCCGCAGGTCTCGATCGACGACATCGCCCACATGATTCGCTCGGGCACGGAGAGCGGGCTGCTCGAACCGACCGAGGAACGACTGGCCATCGAGGCCCTGCATCTGGGCGAACGCTCTGCCCGCGACATCATGCGACCGCGGCTCGATATCGATGCCCTCGACGTGCATACCCCCGCCGAAGAAGTGCTGGGAGCGATGGCCATGGCGGGCTTTTCGCGTCTGCCGGTCTACGAGGGAGACCTCGATCACATTGTCGGCTTCGTCCACATGAAGGACGTGTTGCGCTGCACTTACTTGCAGATGCGGATCGATCTGCGCCGGTTGGTCAATCCAGTGCTCTTCGTGCCCGAGACGTTGCCCTTGGATCGCATGCTCGTCATGTTCCAGGAGCAGAAGAGCCAGTTGGCGATCGTGCTCGACGAGTTCGGCGGCACCGAGGGCATGGTAACGCTCGAAAATCTGCTGGAAGAGCTCGTCGGCGAGATTCGCGAGGAGCACGGCGACGACGACATCCACGATCAGATCGTCGAGCGCGAGGATGGTTCCTGGCTCGTCGACGGCGGGGCCAATGTCGACGACGTGCTCGAGATCCTGAAGATCAAGCCAGCCGAGACTTCGAAGACACGCGGCTACACGACCATGGCGGGCCTGGTCCTGGCCGAGCTCGAACGGATTCCCAATGTGGGCGAAAGCGTCGAGTGGGAGGGGTTGCGCATCGAGGTGATCGACCTCGACGGCAAACGCATCGACCGGCTTTTGGTGCATCGCATCACGCCGCCGGCCACAGAAGAGGCGCCCAAATCGCCCCAGCCCGGGAACGCGGGCGATGAGGCTCCCGTGCGAGAAGATCTAGCGACCGAAGAAGAGGGCAGCGGCCCCACCGCGGTGTGAGTGGTATGGATTGGGCGCGGCCTTAGATTTCTCGCAGGGCGCTGACGATCGGAATGCGCACCGCGCGGATGGCCGGCGCCATGCCACCGACGACGCCCATCAACATGGCCAGCAAGGCCCCCTGCAGCAAAACGTCGGGGCCGAAGCGGAACGAGAACGTAATCTCGCTGAACGTGTCCCAGTTGGCGGTGCCCGTCGACAGGCCATTGAAGGGGAGCGTGCCCAGGCAGCCCAGTAGTCCTCCTGCCAGGCACAGCAAGATCGATTCGAGCAGGAAGCAGCCGACGATCGTCCGCCGGGCAAAGCCGAGTGCCCGCAGCGTGCCGATCTCTCGCGCTCGCGACGCGACGGCGCCGTACATGGTGTTGGCCACGGCGAACATCGCACCGATCGTCAGAAAGACCGAGATCACGCGTCCCACGATCTTGATGGCGATGCCGGCGCTCGATTGCTCGGCGAAGTACTGGCGCTCGGAAATGGCCTTCAAGGCGAACTGCTCGTCATTCTCGAGCAGATCGACCAGGGCGGTCATGTTCTCTTCGCTCGTGGTGCGCAATTGCACCGACGAGAAGCCCCCTTCGCGCTTGCTCGTCTGCGAGAGGACCTCGACGTCGGTCCAGACCTCGGATTCCGCCGCGCCACCGCCGGCCTCGAACAAGCCGACGATCTTGAATTTTTGCCCGAACAGGTCGAGTTCCTCGCCCAGGCCGGCTCCTTCGAAACGCTGGGCCATCGAGCGACTGGTGATGGCCTCGCGAACGCCCGGCTTCATGTCGCGCCCTTCGACCAGCTTGAACTCCGAGCGGAGTTTGCGGGCAATCGGCGTGACGCCGCGGATGATGACGTTGGCGTTGCCTCCGTCGCCGCGGCGGGCGGTATTGTCGATGACGACGAGCTCGGGGGAGACGAGCGTCTTGCCTTCGTCGTCGGTGGCCAGGTTCGAGAGGGCCGTCACGCGGCGCGCGGTGGCCTCATCGACCGAACTGCCGGTTTCGGCCGTGGCCCCCTTGCGCAGTAGGATCATATCGAGCGGCTCGCCCGATACGTTCAGCGTGTATTCGAGTCCGGCGGCCAGTCCGAAGGCCAGGACCGAAGCCCACACCACGAGTGCGGTGCCGATGATGGTCATCAGCGAAGCGACCCAGCGGGCACGCAGGCTGCGAAGGTTGTATTTGACGGGAATCATGCGGTGGCTTGTGGGTTTCTGCGTTGCGCGGCGTCAGACGACTTTCCGCAGGCCATCGACGACCGAAAGTTGCGCCGCGCGCCAGGCCGGCACCATGCCGCTCACGAGCCCGATCGCGGCCGAGACGACGAGCAGGAAGATGGTCGTGCTCCAGGGAATGTAAAACACCGGCATGATCGGCAGCAAGGTCGAGGTGACGGACTCGATGCCGAAGAGCACCTTTGCCCCCAGCACGCCGAGCACCCCCCCGAGAAAGGCGATCGTCACCGCTTCGCTCAACACGAGCGACATGACCAACTGCCGGCTGAAACCAATCGCCCGCAGCACGGCCACCTCGCGCGTGCGCTCGCGCAGCGACATGGCCATGGCGTTGGCCGCGACGCAGACGAGCGAGAAGACGACGGCGAGCGCCGTGTTGCGAATGAACGCCTGCACGTTGCCCACCATCTCGGCGAACATCTGCTGAAAGGCCTGCTCGGTCATCGAACGCGTCGGAGCGTCGGAACTGGCAAAACGCTCATCGATGCGACGCATCACCTCGGGCAACACCTCGGCCGAATCGCCTTTGATCCAGATGGTTCCCGCGGCGCCGGCGTTCTGGCTGCGGCTTTGCTTGAGCAACTCGTCGAGATAGGTCCAGTGGAACCAGAGCATCTCGCGATCGCTCGAATCGGGACCGTCGTAGATCCCGGCCAGCGTCAGGTTCAGATCCACGGCGTAGATCGCGCCCTTGAGCGGAATTCGATCGCCGAGCTTCCAGCCTTTCTTTTCGGCGAGCCGCGAACCGACGACGCACGCCGCGCGATCTCCCTGCCAGGCGCGCAATTGATCGTCGGGCAGCGTCAACTCGTCGAAAACCTGCATGACGTACTGCGGATCGGTGGCGAACTGGGCAAAGGGGAGCTTGTCGTCCTTGTAGACGCCGCCGAACCAGGCCAGCGGAATGACCGCTTTCACCCCGGGCAACGAACGTACCTTGTCGACGTGCGAGATGGGCAAGTTGAACGTCAGCCCATTGGCATGCACGACGCCGATCCGATGGTAGTTGACGCTCTTCGCCCCTAGCTCGTCTTGCACTTCGATGTAAGCGTAGAGCAGCGCCAGCAGAAACAGGCTGACGGCGATCGACATGCAGGTGAACAGCGTGCGCAATTTGTTGCGCAGCACGTTGCGTAGCACGTAGGGCAGGAATTTCATCCTGTCACCTCCAGCGCGTCGGCATGCGTATGGACGAACTGCCCCTTTTCGAGCACCAGGATGCGATGAGCCCGCCGCGCGGCCCGCGGATCGTGCGTCACCATGATGATCGTCTTGCCGAACTCTTCGTTAAGTTGGCACAACAGGTTGAGAATGTCGTGCGCGGCCGTGGCGTCGAGATTTCCCGTCGGCTCGTCGGCGAGCAGCAACAAGGGATCGGTGGCGATGGCTCGAGCAATCGCCACCCGTTGCTCCTGGCCCCCCGAGAGCTGCCGCGGATAGTGGTCCATGCGCTCCGAGAGCCCGACGATGGAGAGGGCGGTTTTCACTTGCTCGGCTCGCTGCCGGCGGCTGAGATGCGTGAGTAGCAGCGGCAGTTCGACGTTCTCGGCCGCCGTCAGCACCGGCATGAGGTTGTAAAGCTGGAAGATGAAGCCCAGCGTTTCCGAACGCCAACGCGTGAGCTTGCTTTCAGAGAGGGAGCCGAGATCGACGTCATTCACGCGGACGGCGCCGGTCGTGGCGCGATCCAATCCCGAGACCAGATTGAGCAGCGTCGACTTGCCCGAGCCCGACGGTCCCATGATGGCGACGAACTCGCCGCGGGGGATGTCGAGATTGGTGTTGGCCAACACGGGGACGCGAAACTTGTCGCGGTAATAGTCCTTCGAAACGTCGCGCAGCTCGACGAGCGGGCGCAGGGCAGCGTCGGCCATGCGGCGTAGCTCCTTCCGCGGGCGGTGGGGTTTGTACGATGATTCGCCACCGGTGAGGTTCGGGATTCACCGGCAGTTGTCCGAGCCCGCCTGTTCCCAGGGCCCGAAGCCGCCTTCCTCTGCGTCGCAAGCTTTATAGTA
The sequence above is a segment of the Pirellulales bacterium genome. Coding sequences within it:
- a CDS encoding SDR family oxidoreductase yields the protein MSSAESARLRENVLVTGASRGIGRALALEFAVRGHDLLLTARNEAELNDLAALIRRTHGVHAHVFPADLVRSEAPQELFDAIAAAGHVVDVLINNAGFGVYGKFAETPASEDRELLAVNVFALTMLTKLFLPGMIARRHGRIVNVASTGAFQPGPWLNTYYASKAYVLSFTEALAEELHGTRVTATALCPGVTVSSFAERSHLEGARILRGPIMSAERVARVGYRGAMRGKRIVIPGLMNRLMRQSVRIAPRGLVTWMVGRMMAKPKRQR
- a CDS encoding DUF962 domain-containing protein, with product MSEQRYQSFAEFWPYYAREHSHPGCRALHFIGSTLVLVMLALIVTAVISPWWLLALPFVGYGFAWVGHFGIEKNRPATFKYPVWSFIGDWKMWFLMLTGRMGAELHRINSMAAR
- a CDS encoding sulfatase-like hydrolase/transferase, whose protein sequence is MRLLFLALVALFLPSVKTGFADAADVSRPNLIAIVTDDQGRWACGAYGNRDIHTPHLDRLAREGAIFTNAITATPVCSPSRAIYFSGRWPTQVGITDYFAVEETDAGAGIRASLWPASLQQAGYRTGLIGKWHLGTQPPFHPTRLGFDHFMGFLGGGNTPMDPTLEVAGEVRKLKGSLPDLLVDDALQFLRDNRERPFALSLHFRAPHRPYGPVPAEDAAHYESLDPQIPDVRGLDVQQVKRSTRNYYASISSVDRNVGRLLDALDELELTENTWVVFTSDHGYNEGRHGVDTKGNAQWIIGGMAGPKVPNMWETSICVPLLMRWPAVIEPGTTIDAPVSNIDMYRTVLGGLGVAVPADCQAAGIDYSPLLRGEDLPERDALFGQYDLHNGGLAYLRMIRTRDYKYVRHFHTRFMDELYDLRHDPDEKHNLLDRRGGEATAIQARLAELQQRLTEWQRSIDDPLLDDAY
- a CDS encoding SMP-30/gluconolactonase/LRE family protein, whose amino-acid sequence is MAKLFYALMLVCGLACGGLATAGDFRATAQEKIVPQGAQLELLWGEGEFTEGPAAAADGAILFSDIGNRILRYDPRSHKTTVFREPSGRANGLFFDTQGRLVACEGANTGGTRRISITDTKGNVRTLAERYDGKRFNSPNDLAVDEHDRVYFTDPRYVGDEPRELDFQAVFLIEPDGAVRIATRDVEQPNGILVSPDGKHVYVADNSGRPEGNHHLLSFVVQQDGTLAEKKVLFDFGPNRRGIDGMTLDAEGNLYATAGDGAEAGIYVFDPQGTPLAFIATPGGPTNCVFGVGTETRVLYVTAPVAKQSDDDTAKYGLYRITLEKPGYHLFPTSAK
- a CDS encoding PEP-CTERM sorting domain-containing protein, which codes for MKQHHVLSRFVNFFAPLIVLAVVLNQVMPAQADLLVTSRESNSVVRFTDSGQFIGVLIQGDPTNAANNTAMNGGLVGPIGIATKPGDDDHLYVVSSGITQTGFSTGVSSVLQYDLKTGAFVGSYATDDLNNSSDLVFDASGNALVSNFSNLFDAFHDNVVKFEADGTPTGTFAQLPFPMGAVAIALGPSNDLFVSTFFGNQIYRYNATTGAQIGTEPWVAQVLDGAWGAGLLYHDGYLYASNASQAPPASASHVIMRYDITDPSLSTAFITDVGGVHLAFPGDMAIAPNGNLLVASLGNDFSDPTQAGQILEYDIDTGAFVGIYAQGFLNGPAAMTFAAVPEPSSVALALMGTALTGVGVWRRRRRSA
- a CDS encoding DUF1559 domain-containing protein, which encodes MRRAFTLVELLVVVAIIGILIALLLPAVQAARESGRRSQCLNNLRQLTIALHNFEQDWGHFPVGAEAKPYPAKPAHPHTFYRWSSLAHLTPYLEQTAAYNSLDLSVPLYDTNYKVTTQNERGVALDVPLFLCPSDLRTPVAAGFGATNYAACAGSGAGGGTSHDTDGVFYVNSRTRFRDIGDGTSHTVAFSESLLGTGPEGTSRRDLIDLETDYAFVFTAPLTEAACANPFQWNVSNRKGFAWANGEYRCALYNHYRTPNTPQIDCVANQVIGAADRRYSVYGWRSARSRHPGGVNVTMTDGSARFAADNIDPAIWQAISTRSGKESTGEW
- a CDS encoding HlyC/CorC family transporter; this encodes MFSAIPAYVWETLAILVLILANGFFAGSEIAIIAAQRGRLKEQAEAGDRRSRLALDLAQDPNRFLPTVQIGITLIGTLAAAFSGATLGDHLADWFMTSRLAFVAQHPQAFALGAVTVLITFFSVLLGELVPKRFALLHSTSLARQAAVPMNLLATLGRPIVWLMGRATDLVLRVLGSREDTGPQVSIDDIAHMIRSGTESGLLEPTEERLAIEALHLGERSARDIMRPRLDIDALDVHTPAEEVLGAMAMAGFSRLPVYEGDLDHIVGFVHMKDVLRCTYLQMRIDLRRLVNPVLFVPETLPLDRMLVMFQEQKSQLAIVLDEFGGTEGMVTLENLLEELVGEIREEHGDDDIHDQIVEREDGSWLVDGGANVDDVLEILKIKPAETSKTRGYTTMAGLVLAELERIPNVGESVEWEGLRIEVIDLDGKRIDRLLVHRITPPATEEAPKSPQPGNAGDEAPVREDLATEEEGSGPTAV